The Bactrocera dorsalis isolate Fly_Bdor chromosome 2, ASM2337382v1, whole genome shotgun sequence region ATGCACTTATTAAcacattatttcatattttcctttCACACTTGATTTCCATTTAAGCAtgcacttttccaaaaaaacttgttttgttgttgttacttgttTTGTCATGATCACTTATTGGGATTGCCATGTCGCTAACACGCTGAAGCCATAAAAATGCAAGGCGCTGCATAAGCTTTCAGTGTATGGCATTGATGGCATGTGTATTTTtgtacattatatatgtatatattatattttatttatgtatattatatatatgtatgcaataaCACTAAACTTTGGTTGgctaaattttgacaaaaatgtaaatatttttataatttgtcatAATTTTCTCACAAAATATATAACAGGTTTTTGTAACTTTCATTTCGCTTCATACAGTTGAAGCATTTTCGAAGTTTTTACGCCACGCGCAGACCATtcaatgattttcatttaatatttacagTTTCAGATAAACACTTTAACattttatctaatatttttaacattttatttaaaatttttgcgttTCAATTGCGCATAAAATGCATAATTtgcaacaaatacatacatacaaacgcattCATCGtgcttattattgttgttggcgcatTTGTTGTGCGTGAATACAACAATTTTGTgctcatttgaatattttctccACGCAAACGCATAGCGAAAACGGAAAAATGCACCAACACATAGACATATTTTATATgccttacaaacacacacacacacaggtacATGTAGTTAAATTCCAGCAGGCAACACGATCGCTACACCAACGACTTCGTGCGCTCATGCGCTGTTTCACTTGTTCACTTTGCCTTTGCTGTTGTTTCCAACATTGTTTAGGCTCTGGcactttgttttatattttcgtttACCTTTAAACACAGTCGGTCGCGAAGATATGCGCACACATACGTACgtattattttcttcttatttctGCTGCATTCACATATTTCTATCCACTTaatttatatagttatatacaccaacaccaacactaaCGAGCTTTACTTATAAACACTTACATTTACTTTTGCAACTGCTGttactgcttttgttgttgttgttgtcgctgacaattattgctgctgctgctgcatttttatgcactttttcATTTGGTTTGCGTTTCGTTTCATTTGCAAAACCTCGCACACACACGAACACGCGAATGCCTTAGAGCaaaatatatgctatatacacgcgccgcacacacacatacatataaatttttattttttccaacacaATAAtgtacccacacacatacaagcatacacaaatttttctatatatatctatatatacacataaactaTTGATTTTGTTCGGGGCCGCGCTTATACCGTCGGTAGCTGTCGCACGCCAGTCACGTTCACTTAACGACCACTAGAAAACGCACTCAGCGCTGTAGCGCAGACGAAATGAGACTGGCTGGAAGGAGCGAGCGCTGATGCTGCCGCAGTTAAATTGCCAAAGCGTCGATGGCGCAAACGAGTTTGGTTCGATCACAttttatgtgttgttgttgttattgttgtttggtGATTTGGTGAATAACAGCTAGTATTTATGAAGGTAGTTTACGTGTGGTGAGTTGTGGTGTTGTCAACGGTGTTGCTGTTTGAAGAGCGTAGTGAATGTACAACTGTAAATTGCGAAAAAACAGCTGAGCTGAGCGTTGGAAGAGCTAAAGAGCAGCAAAGACAcagttattaaataattataatatgtcTAAGTGAGTGAAAAGCTGCATACAATGTAGATAAACGTTAATAAATTAGTtgttattttaagattttgtgAATACCTTGCATTGGTTGAATtatacaaaagacttaagcaacgaactttcAACGCTTTGATTGCGGCGGCCGTGTTTATTTGCATGACATTGTGTAAAAAGTCgaaattgtataatatttttagctgatattaatattttttcatgaaaacATTTAGAAAATCATGGGTTTCAATTGCCTTGGTGTGGCGGAAGAGCGCTTAACGTACGCGGTTACAGCGGTCTATGAAGACTAATCTAATGAACAGCAAAAAGTTATGAATCaaggttttttgttaaaaatgccaTTAACAAGCAGCAACAAAGCTATAATAATCTTCACATGCacatttattttaacataaaagtGTATGAAAAGATCTTTATGTTGATTTTGATTGATGAGTTTAaaagcagctatatgctataggggtCTGATCTGTACAATGTATTGGGGGATTATAGCACTGTCATGCAAAATAACctatatcaaatttcgtgaagatatctcgtcaaatggaaGCTTTTGATTCTGATcctttagtttgtatggcagctataagctaaaGTGGTCTAATCTGAACAATCTTTTAGGATATTGCTGCATTATTCTCGACAataatatgtaccaaatttcgatAAGAtctctcgtcaaatgaaaaacctttccatacaaggactttagttggatcggtcagtttgtatgacagctataagctaaaGTGATCTGATCTGCACAATATGTTAGGAGATTATAGCAGtggcttggaaaataatctatgtcaaatttcgtgaatatatctcgtcaaacaaaaaagttttccaaacaagctCTTTATTCTGAtcatacagtttgtatggcagctatatgaatAACTGCTCCGATTTCACTGATTCCGAGAAGTGAACAATTTCTTGAAGAGCAAAgaggtgtgcaaaatttcagatcgatatctcctACACTGTatgactagttcgtatatatacagacagagcGACTTTCAAGAACAAACGCTTACTTAAATTTGGACTTAGATACAAAAAATCGGAAATTAGATTAGCTAAgaattgaatttaatataagGTGTTTTGATGGTCAAAGACTTACAAAACCTTagcaattaattttcataaagcTATTGAGAATTCGATATATGCAGTAAGAGCATCAGAAAACTACTCACTGTTCACTAACTCTTCGATTTTGAGAGCGATTAACATGGAAAGTTACtcataataaaaacaagcagcaCAAGTGGTCACATATATCGTAGAATTATGGACTCTTTGAGCCAGTTCAAGGAGATATTCAATAATTACAGCACAAGTGTTTATTGAGAGAAACACTCAAATGTGCTATTCATTCATCTTCGAATATAACGTTTTCAAACGTATTCACGCATACATGAATTCAACGCGCTCTGAGTAACAAAAAGTTACTTGAAAAAGCTGATTGAGATGAAAACTGGTATAACTAACAGCGCTTAAATGCACATACAGCACAGTACATATTTATAGGGGCATTCAGCATGGATAAAAGGGGTCTGATAAGAGATAGCAGCATACTAGCTACTGTTTTGTACCATTAGGAGACGACAAGCCAAACTAAAAGCTTAAAGCTGGTGAACTTGTACGTGCAAATTCCTCGCAGCCTTCTGTATTTCTTGTGTTATCACCTCTTGCctatgttattattgttgcaactgcaacattattattacaaaatttatggcCTGAAAatgtcagcaaacaccttccaCTATCAACCACCAATGCAAACAATTATGATACCGCGATAATATTGAGAAGAGAGCGGAAGGTATAAACAAGTTCGTTGTACTTACATGGACTTCAGATGAAACATTGTTACGTGTAATAGTTTGGTCGACACGGCTACGTGGAATTACTTGCATTATgtgttatagttgttgttgattGAGGTATCGAAAGAGCTAAATACGTTAGGCCGATGATCAATGCTAACTCTACTCACTTTGCTGAGGCGAtgaccaaaacaaataatagacTAAAACAAACtaagaaaaacacacaacaataataacaaccaaAACAACAGGCAACATAAcaaacgaaacaacaacaaacgcgtaGAATGTAGCAAACTGCTGAGCAGTACAGACTGGGAGAGCCCTCAGGCACATAGCATTggaatggcaacaacaaaagcaataaacgtAACAAAAACaggtaattattttaaatttggttgCACGGAAAAATACCctacacaaaaacaaacatttaaaaacaagaaCTTGTTTATTAGTGGTCGGtatgtatggcagttatatgctatttGTTGGGAGATGCTACTTTAGACTTTAACAATAATATGTGTCgaatttcgtcaaataaaaaaaaatcctcacaagcacttgattctgatcgtttcTATGAcggctataagctatagtggcccgatatcggcgatttcggCAAATAAGCTGTTTCGTGGAAAAAAAgaatgtttgcaaaatttcagatcgatatctcaaaaactgagcgattagtttgcatatatacatgaCTAACTACGCTAAGTTCGTAACGCAGATCAGTTATacatcgtcacctgaaatgcaaaactaatttaaaaaaaaaatcgaaattaagtttttattgcttacgatttaCTAATCagatatataaccaatatataaccattttataaccgaaactcaagttttgttttttcttcgtttgtaagttttttttattgcttactaaCCAGTACAGCATCTTAAATTTTGACCTCCCGCTGTcagttataaccaatatataaccaatacataaccactttataaccgaaactcaaattttgttttttcttcgtttgcaagttttttttattggttacTAACCAGTACAACAtcttacataaaattttaacctCCCGCTTTcagttataaccaatatataaccaatacataaccattttataaccgaaactcaaatattgttttttcttcgcctgtaagttttttattgcttactaaCCAGTACAGCAtcttacacaaaattttaacctcccactgtcagatataaccaatatataaccaatacttAACTactttataaccgaaactcaaattttgttttttctttgcctgttagttttttattgcttactaaCCAGTACATCAtcttacataaaattttaacctcccgctgtcagatataaccatgCATATTAgtaccaatgtataaccaacatataaccaatatataaccattttataaccagaaataatttttttttttaatatgagtgATTTCTATAAACgttttttcttcgcctgtaaacttatgaaaaataacattacgttattttgcattttacgaGTAGGTAcacatacattttataaaatcacCTTCATGGCAAAAGTCCAgtctgttcaaggtataaataAAAGTCGAAAAGGTTTAAGCacttacacaaacatacatacatacaaacgatTGAGTTAGGCAACGCGAGAGCAAACGAAAATACATTCACGATTGTCGCTGACCAGCACTTAAGTACCCTCATTGCCTGCTTTTggcatagtatgtatgtacatatatgtgttttgtttttgttgttgtgtatatactcgtacatgtgctGTTCGATAGCCCTACTTTGACTGCTCGGTGATGGTGGCATACATTGTGTTACGATCCATTTACAAGCAGAGCAATGCcatatgtgtaaatgtatgcgtgtatgcgtTTGAAACTCTGGAATGTGCCGCATAACGATCGATTGATCAACGCTCAATCGGCGCTGTGTGTTCGGCCGACTCACCATGTGAACTTAAGGTTTTGAGGCATTTCGTTTAGCGAGCGAGCTATTACTGTCTTCGATTCGCCGTGTCTCTCttcttgtaaaaaatatttgcatgtaaaagcagcaacaaatttattgagttGAATTGAGACAAGAGTGTATGTGGATACCTCAATTAAGTGGCATAACTGCTGCCTTCAATATAAGCAAGTTTTTTTGTAGACAGCTCCTTGCGAAATTCTCACATAACAAATTACTCTTATAAACATGAGTAAAAATGTTTGTACGCTGAATATGAtttattaagtttgtaacacccggaAGGAATCATCTGAGACGCTAAAAGACatactacatacttatatattgggtagtcgaaaaagtcttttagTATTTTGACAATAAGtttcgttgcagtcgtatatctccagagctaccaatcacattgtgtcatagcatatagtgttggaaaggtaagATTCTAagcttcaataaaaaaattaaattcggggaagttgaaaaaaagttacagctgttcaaaaataagtgaaaataatgaagaaattcgctatatttttaaattttctataaaaaggggagaatgccacgcaagccaccaatgaaatttgtgaagtttacggagacgatgctgtactagttcatgtagcacaacaatggttcgcccGCTTCCGTTCTGGCTACTAAAAGAAGCTCGATATTTGGGTACCACGtaaattatttgtgaaaaatttgatggaccgaattaacatctgcgattctttgctgaaacgtaATGAAATGGAACCaattctgaagcgaatggtaacaggagacgaaaagtggatcaaatacgacaataatgtgtaaAAAAGAtaatggtccaagcgtggtgaagctcaacaaatggtcgcaaagccaggattgacgcttCGAAAGGATATGctaagtgtttggtgggattggaaaagaatcatccactatgagctgctccagcctggttgaacaattgattctacattttattgtcaacaactgatgaaattgaagcaagcaattaaaaaaagtccGCCAGAATTGATCTACAGAAAGAGATTCGTCTTCcttcaggacaacgctagaccccACACATCTTTGAGGAcacggcaaaaactgggagagcttgccTGGGAAGTATCGATGCAtacaccatatagccctgactttgcaccatcggactaccatttgtttcgatcaatatagaactcccttaatggtgtaaagttggcttcaagagaagcctgtgaaaattatttgtcacaggttttcgccgagaaataagaaattttttacaCAGATGGAATAATGCCTCTAGCGGGAAAATGGCAACAAGTGGTTggccaaaatggtacatatttggttcattaaagttcattgtaaatataaaaaaatgagttgaattttgattagaaatacgacaatactttttcgactacccaatatatttgtataactttttatgctataaaaatgccCCCCTGTAAGGGTGTTATAGCAAACGTAGTTAAGGGGTTTCTCGTTTTCTGAGCCCTCTTCCATAAAAACTCGACTATGCCCCTGCAAAGATATTTGTTGACTATATTGAATTACATATGGTACTATATATGCACAAATGTAGTCAGCTTAATCGAGAATTTCTCTTCTATTTTACATTTTGTCTGCTCGTAAATAAGCGTGTAGTTATCTCCAATGCATATAATCTGTGCACTGATAACAACTCATCCACTAAGTTGAGTAAGAGCACCATAGCTTATCCGCTCTCACATATACTACATAAACAACTATTTAATATATGAGAGCGTGTTTATAAGATGAAGCCGACAGCGGCATATAAAAGGCAGGGAAATTAATCAGTGGTCAAGAAAGAGTGGAGACTTGAGCACTTGGGTATATGTACGTCGGTGACTGCAAGAAGAAAGTTtgtgattaaaatttaaataattaaaaaacaataaatacaagaaacaaaaattcaaaatgcgTTTGGGTGCGACAATGCCGAATTTCAAAGCTGAAACCACCAAgggaaaaattcgatttttcgaGTGGCAGGGCGATTCGTAAgtgaaaaataagtaaaaataaaaattaaaaaaaaaaagtgtgaaaaaatttagtaagtgtggagattaaaaaaagaaatatataactataGCAATGAAgtgttttcaatattattatagtatgtgtatattatactacatatatatacttgtatgtacatacatatatggtacatattgAATATAGTTGTTCAACGCTATCATTTGTAATGAATATGATATGAATTTTAATCTCATGCTGTTAAAAATACTATGATAATTCTATTTACGTATCggcattatacatatgtacatatatattgtgacaaaaaagaacccggaaaatgtttttaagttcctcaagtaaatgatatttcaaaataaaaatgtattttgctaagttgctaggactgtccttaattagtATGctaaatatgagcgcgatctgtcaaccactTAGTATACAGTAGCTGTTTAAGCCGGTTTACCTCAGTGATGTGATGCGATTTTTTCAATGCCTAAAAATGTCGAACAAATAATTTGtctcaaaattttgtatttctgttagagagatggtaagagagctcgatatctttcgcgagtccgttcgaattaTTTTAGTGGAtactttgggtatgaaacgcgttcatGCTCGACTTATACGGATaatgctgaatttttttcaaaaagagtaccgtgaagaggtctctttggacatgacTGATCGTGCGATTTccaatcccacattcatggagagcattttAACTGACGATGAGACGTGGTCATTGGAATTGTAGgaaaaaactcaaaatcaaggtgatgctcattcttttttcgaaattcgtggtttggtgcatcatgaatttgttccgaagggacagacggtcaataaggagttctatttggccgtattgaggcattTGCATGAGAACATCCATCGAAAATggtcggaattgtggaagaacaattcatggattttacacgatgataatgcaccatcgcatcgagccacaatTGTGACcgtatttaaagccaaaaacgcaatgaacaCCATCGATCAACTACCGTATTTACCAGATTCGGCtccatgtgattttttcttgttcaccaaactgaaattgccgcttcgtggaacccgttttcagtcgatggAAGAGATAagacaaaattcgctgaagaagttGAAAGCTATTCCAAAAAGTGttaatgaaaagtgtttcgaggactggaaaaatcattGGCGATtgagtgtattacatctggtagggtttactttgaaggcaacacattaaatattgatgaataattaaatattatgtggttttataaacaatttccGGGAACTTTtctgtcacaatgtatatatgtatatacatatatatatgttcataatagatatatgtattatatatggaCATTTGTATATACCAACGAACCAACAAAACTCGTTTTGTTTTGTGCCTaaagtggaaaatatttataatcttgGACCGCATGCTAATTGTGGCGACAGCTACGGCTGGCCTGCTATGCAAATACAAACTATTTTGTAGTGTATGCATACTCCTCAGATGAATTTAAGAACAAACTACTTATCTAAACTAAATACCtgcatgtatgtaggtatatgtatgtgcatgcaaaATGCAGTATAACAAGCGCTGAATGTATAATTGCTATGAGCTTAGTGAAAGAGATTTAAAAAGATACAAGAGAGTAAGAAGAATTAAGAGAGTAAACTCGCAAGATCGCGATAAAGACTTTACAGCGCTTCAACAGAGCTAAAGTCGGCAGAACCGTTACGATAAGCAGCCTGTTAATAACCGTGACTGAAAGAAATGTCTGATCGGGCGGCATATTTGTCGTGATTCTGGTTTGATGACTGGATTTTAGTGCGCTTGAGAGTATATCTCAATTAagaagctgtttttttttttttgaagtgtacTGGCAAAAAGTGGCCTTATCTAAATTCAACCCACCGGAATAGAGACATTCATTTCAACATGCCGGTGCTTGATATTGGCCTTGGATCGGTAACTTCATTGGTCCGTAATTATCAAAGTTTGGACTCAAATTGTACATTATAGAGGCAGATGTATGTATGgagtttcataaaaaaaagcGCTAGGTGCCGTTATATATACAGTTTATAGCGATTTTATAACTAACCATTAGATATGTGACGAGACCTTTACCATTTCTCGCATAAAAAATGGCGAAAGAACGAAACTCTCTTAAGAAAACTGTTGTGAAGATCCTATCTGATCGTATATGAGTATACTAAACTCAATAATGTATCTACACATTTGCTATTTCTCTAGGTAATGATATAAgtctttatatattatattcgaACAACTGAGTTATCATAATGACATACATATaatcttattttatatacttataaacaAATATCTATAAAATATAACCGATAACTTATGATTACTTCTCAGTTGGGTGATACTATTCTCGCATCCCTCGGACTTTACACCCGTCTGCACCACAGAACTGGCGCGTATGGCCGTGCGACTGCCGGAGTTTACGAAGCGCAATGCCAAATGCTTGGCACATTCAGTCGATGATATAGAAACACATAATAAGTGGGTGAAAGATATCCAATCATATTGCAAAGACATACCCGAAGAGTTCCCCTACCCTGTAATAGCCGATCCACGCCGTGATTTGGCTGTACTTTTTGGCATGTTGGACGAGGATCAGAAACGCGATCCCGTCATTGCACAAACCATACGCGCACTATACATCATCAGTCCCGACCATAAAGTGCGTCTGTCGATGTTCTACCCCATTGCTACGGGTCGTAATGTTGAGTGAGTAATTTGTTTGGTAGATTTTAGTAAGATCGAAGaatctaataaataataaaaataaataatgtgtaTTTATGTTATTCCAGTGAGATTCTGCGCAGCCTTGATTCATTGCAATTAACTTACAAGTTAAAGGTTGTGGTCACGCCCGTCGATTGGACTGTAAGTTATTGtgttacttaaatatttttaaatttttttcattacaatatttttttgtacatatatgtagcctGGCAATAAGGTCATGATTCAACCGGAGGTCACCGACGATGAGGCAAACAAATTGTTCCCAAAAGGCTTTGAAAAAGTGCCATTGCCTTCCGGGCTGGACTATGTTCGCACAACTGAGGATTACTAATCC contains the following coding sequences:
- the LOC105234096 gene encoding peroxiredoxin-6 isoform X2, whose product is MSILNSIMYLHICYFSSWVILFSHPSDFTPVCTTELARMAVRLPEFTKRNAKCLAHSVDDIETHNKWVKDIQSYCKDIPEEFPYPVIADPRRDLAVLFGMLDEDQKRDPVIAQTIRALYIISPDHKVRLSMFYPIATGRNVDEILRSLDSLQLTYKLKVVVTPVDWTPGNKVMIQPEVTDDEANKLFPKGFEKVPLPSGLDYVRTTEDY
- the LOC105234096 gene encoding peroxiredoxin-6 isoform X1, with product MRLGATMPNFKAETTKGKIRFFEWQGDSWVILFSHPSDFTPVCTTELARMAVRLPEFTKRNAKCLAHSVDDIETHNKWVKDIQSYCKDIPEEFPYPVIADPRRDLAVLFGMLDEDQKRDPVIAQTIRALYIISPDHKVRLSMFYPIATGRNVDEILRSLDSLQLTYKLKVVVTPVDWTPGNKVMIQPEVTDDEANKLFPKGFEKVPLPSGLDYVRTTEDY